The Anguilla anguilla isolate fAngAng1 chromosome 4, fAngAng1.pri, whole genome shotgun sequence genome has a window encoding:
- the rbbp8 gene encoding DNA endonuclease RBBP8 → MNNSGVSPTSCVSMETPSDLFKDLWAQLKECHDTEVQGLQVKVNKLKKDRCLDAQRLEEFYNKNQQLREHQKTLQDNVKVLEDRLRAGLCDRCAVTEEHTRRKQAEFECVRQQNLHLITELMNERNGLLDENKKLSQEVEQLRILRRPQTPSPHPEEGVIPDSPVPKPCLTTVNKMRRKKDSKHMRFAEKPAPLSGQTLRGDEPQVGISSINSLDPLGKDVLVADTCEMEVSQITKGFMERCRDTGATVVAETCQMKVEEEDEEEESQSVFGSFTTTGTFQAREDSQKGVSLTGNDSPRQSSTSPNFSRDKEWLLEPRTSPVFGRSAKPFKHPENRLPPKPGPQDTPQIAPIACNLDRPAFLNGEKAVAHSARDQLALRRPGRESRRGREADDGESGVVAEKPLDLSDRVLGGHQTDRQGGALCKDRPRLGTQPELQKKTPLPSGRSPLALLMAENGDHRSDTDGQGLHKHTAVFKLPSTPPRGKTVTQQLFDIQTPGVYESIGKMSRVESKDSEKNSVLQLNPCSRVKRSISQEEDGKPAVTDDSPWVLEPGVSPTKHVADSPTCPELGLHRQEGETVDMDCTFVSQSMLVKGLRENGHDDLITGIGQKANDSLVEIFDRSAYGEYESGLEDEGSDLVQEEHHEEEEDEPLDMSEEEAQSPPNQAVVKPQENHNERTNASFAHVEVVRKKEERKKLKGHTCKECEIYYADLPESERQKKLSACSRHRFRYIPPSTPEHFWEVGFPSTQTCVQRGYIIEDDEPDLRMRRRRPYKAIFSPKGKQQKT, encoded by the exons ATGAACAACTCAGGCGTGAGTCCCACATCTTGTGTCTCCATGGAGACGCCCAGTGACCTCTTTAAGGACCTCTGGGCACAGCTGAAGGAGTGTCATGACACGGAAGTGCAAG GACTGCAAGTTAAAGTAAATAAGCTGAAGAAGGACCGGTGTTT AGATGCCCAGAGGCTGGAGGAGTTCTACAACAAGAACCAGCAGCTGCGTGAACACCAAAAAACCTTACAGGACAATGTGAAAGTTCTGGAGGACAG GCTGCGGGCGGGGCTGTGTGACCGCTGCGCAGTGACGGAGGAGCACACGAGGAGGAAGCAGGCGGAGTTTGAGTGCGTGCGGCAGCAGAACCTACATCTCATAACGGAACTCA TGAATGAGCGGAACGGCCTCCTGGATGAAAACAAGAAGCTGAGTCAGGAGGTGGAGCAGCTACGGATCTTGAG ACGACCGCAAACTCCGTCCCCACACCCGGAAGAGGGCGTGATCCCCGATTCCCCGGTCCCGAAGCCTTGCCTCACAACTGTCAATAAGATGAGGCGGAAAAAGGACAGCAAGCACATGCGTTTCGCTGAGAAGCCTGCACCTCTGTCAGGACAAACTCTACGCGGTGACG AACCCCAGGTGGGTATTTCTTCAATCAACTCACTTGACCCACTTGGGAAGGATGTGTTGGTGGCAGACACATGTGAGATGGAGGTCTCCCAGATCACAA AAGGCTTTATGGAGAGGTGCAGGGACACTGGTGCCACTGTGGTTGCAGAGACTTGCCAAATGAaggtagaggaggaggatgaggaggag GAGTCCCAGAGTGTATTTGGGTCCTTCACCACAACAGGGACTTTCCAGGCCCGTGAGGACAGTCAGAAGGGAGTCTCGCTGACCGGAAATGACAGTCCCAG GCAATCCTCCACGTCTCCAAATTTCTCACGGGACAAGGAATGGCTGCTGGAGCCGAGGACCTCTCCAGTTTTTGGGCGATCTGCAAAGCCATTCAAACACCCAGAGAACAGGTTGCCCCCCAAACCTGGCCCTCAGGACACCCCCCAAATTGCACCTATTGCATGCAATTTGGACAGACCCGCTTTTCTGAATGGGGAGAAAGCAGTAGCTCATAGTGCTCGGGACCAACTGGCGTTGAGGCGACCTGGGCGGGaaagcaggagggggagggaagccGACGACGGGGAGAGCGGTGTTGTGGCAGAAAAGCCCTTGGACCTGTCTGACCGGGTGCTGGGTGGGCACCAGACTGACAGGCAGGGCGGCGCTCTGTGCAAAGATAGACCGAGGCTGGGCACACAACCTgagctgcagaaaaaaacccctctcccctctgggAGGTCCCCTCTGGCCCTGCTCATGGCCGAAAATGGTGACCACCGCTCAGACACTGATGGTCAGggcctgcacaaacacactgctgtctTCAAACTGCCCTCGACTCCCCCCCGTGGCAAGACCGTCACACAACAGCTGTTTGATATCCAG ACCCCAGGTGTTTACGAGTCAATTGGGAAGATGAGCCGGGTAGAGAGCAAGGACTCTGAGAAGAACTCTGTACTGCAGCTTAATCCCTGCTCTCGGGTGAAGAGGAGCATCTCGCAGGAGGAAGATg GCAAGCCTGCTGTCACAGATGACTCGCCATGGGTCCTGGAACCTGGTGTCTCTCCCACCAAGCATGTGGCGGACAGTCCCACGTGCCCTGAG CTGGGCTTGCATAGGCAGGAGGGGGAGACCGTGGACATGGACTGCACCTTTGTCAGCCAGAGCATGCTCGTCAAGGGCCTGAGAGAGAATGGGCACGATGATTTGATCACTG GTATTGGTCAAAAGGCCAATGACAGCCTGGTAGAGATCTTTGACAGAAGTGCCTATGGAGAGTACGAGTCGGGCCTAGAGGATGAGGGTTCTGACCTGGTCCAGGAAGAACACCAcgaagaagaggaagatgagcCTCTGGACA TGTCTGAAGAGGAGGCCCAATCACCTCCAAATCAGGCTGTTGTAAAGCCTCAAGAAAATCACAATGAAAG GACGAATGCATCCTTCGCTCACGTGGAGGTTGTGCgcaagaaagaggagaggaaaaaattaAAGGGCCATACCTGCAAGGAGTGTGAAATA TACTACGCGGATCTCCCGGAGTCCGAGCGGCAGAAGAAGCTGTCGGCCTGCTCTCGCCACCGCTTCCGGTACATTCCCCCGTCCACCCCGGAGCACTTCTGGGAGGTGGGCTTCCCCTCCACCCAGACCTGCGTGCAGCGAG GCTACATTATAGAGGATGACGAACCGGACCTGCGTATGCGGAGGAGGCGGCCATACAAAGCAATATTCTCTCCCAAGGGCAAGCAGCAGAAGACATAA
- the qtrt2 gene encoding queuine tRNA-ribosyltransferase accessory subunit 2 — MRLELSRVLQQCRRGVLLDLGLGGEHRMELPGCLLYTRCGTVPHLTHHTLCTLKHLPAVTQITLDSLAEHQEVLEEFQEGVGRFAGLKDTVIFSSLHDSAAPHPPGYSTNKTVSVWGSGGRIELTVAQYMALQKAIRPHWYQSMADGDTRQPNATRKKVCRAVDRTLSHLDECLSLHLKTEELRGTEIFGVVEGGSVLEERVRSARETAKRPVGGFVLDGFHTEAMSQELRGQLVAAVIKELPEDKPRVLLGVGHPDEVLACVEAGIDLFEGFFPFQVTERGCALGFSYTLDPDPESTVFERNGTEVEEIPEHRGGENVEIQEQMTRFEINLKDKRYQDDFRPLVVGCGCYCCRNHQRAYLHHLLMTNELLAGVLLMVHNLEHYHGFFCSLRGALESDRLDALKRTVLQGRV, encoded by the exons atgaggcTGGAGCTTAGTCGTGTGCTGCAGCAGTGTCGGCGAGGGGTCCTGCTGGATTTGGGGCTTGGTGGGGAGCACAGGATGGAGCTGCCGGGCTGCCTGCTGTACACCCGCTGCGGAACCGTCCCGCACCTGACCCACCACACACTGTGCACCCTGAAACACCTGCCTGCCGTCACCCAGATCACCCTGGACTCGTT GGCGGAACACCAGGAGGTACTAGAGGAGTTCCAGGAGGGAGTCGGCAGGtttgcag GTCTCAAGGACACAGTAATATTCAGTTCTCTCCATGACTCGGCAGCACCCCACCCGCCAGGGTACAGTACAAACAAG aCGGTGTCCGTGTGGGGTTCAGGTGGTCGGATAGAGCTGACCGTGGCTCAGTACATGGCGCTGCAGAAGGCTATCAGGCCGCACTGGTACCAGAGCATGGCCGACGGAGACACGCGGCAACCCAACGCAACCCGCAAGAAGGTCTGCAGGGCCGTGGACCGAACGCTCAGCCATCTGGACGAGTGCCTGTCTCTGCATCTGAAAACAGAG GAACTGAGGGGGACGGAGATAtttggggtggtggaggggggcagtgtgctggaggagagggtgCGGTCGGCGCGTGAAACGGCCAAGAGGCCGGTGGGGGGCTTTGTCCTGGACGGCTTCCACACCGAGGCCATGAGCCAGGAGCTACGCGGCCAGCTCGTCGCCGCGGTGATCAAGGAGTTACCTGAGGACAAACCCAG GGTTCTCCTGGGGGTGGGCCACCCAGATGAAGTACTGGCGTGTGTGGAGGCTGGGATTGACCTGTTTGAGGGCTTCTTCCCCTTCCAGGTGACAGAGCGTGGCTGCGCTCTTGGCTTCAGCTACACTCTTGACCCCGACCCCGAGAGCACAG TGTTTGAGAGAAACGGGACGGAAGTGGAGGAAATTCCAGAACACAGAGGGGGCGAGAATGTGGAGATCCAGGAGCAGATGACCCGATTTGAAATCAATTTGAAAGACAAAAG ATACCAGGATGATTttcgccccctggtggtcggTTGTGGCTGCTACTGCTGCAGGAATCACCAGAGGGCGTACCTGCACCACCTGCTGATGACCAATGAACTGCTGGCAGGAGTGCTGCTAATGGTGCACAACCTGGAGCACTACCACGGTTTCTTCTGCTCCCTACGGGGGGCGCTAGAGAGTGACCGGCTGGACGCACTCAAGAGAACGGTCCTACAGGGGAGGGTTTGA
- the fam162a gene encoding protein FAM162B isoform X2 gives MMILMTLNRTYSSFGAAIARPGFRVPGYSPSDFDKKILVWSGRFKTKEQIPELISFEMIDAARNKIRVRACYAMILLTVASCMGMVYMGKKAVGRNESLTRWNMEKKARWREEAQRAREESASIAVAAEKAQ, from the exons ATGATGATTCTCATGACGTTGAACAGAACCTACTCGTCTTTTGGTGCAGCCATTG CTCGCCCAGGTTTCAGGGTGCCTGGCTACAGTCCCTCTGACTTTGATAAAAAAATTCTTGTCTGGTCTGGCCGCTTCAAGACCAAGGAACAGATCCCAGAACTGATCTC gtttGAGATGATAGACGCAGCGAGGAACAAGATTCGTGTGAGGGCCTGTTACGCCATGATACTCTTGACCGTGGCGTCCTGCATGGGCATGGTTTACATGGGGAAAAAG gcCGTAGGGAGAAATGAGTCTCTCACCAGGTGGAACATGGAAAAGAAAGCCAGGTGGAGGGAGGAGGCGCAGAGAGCAAGGGAGGAAAGCGCCTCCATCGCCGTGGCCGCTGAGAAGGCTCAGTGA
- the LOC118225348 gene encoding transmembrane protein 241 has protein sequence MPLKLNLLGLIFCCFFVISYFTNKYVLSVLKFTFPTVFQGWQTFVGGLLLLVSGKLGLVEIASFSRSAALSWFPGSLLFVGKIYAGSRALSDLPIPFFFTLHNASEFVALLTWKLTHRERTSWIKLFSVGLLLVSAVSLPLCDPQFNLGGYMWAAVHFSCVGGYRVLQKSSHLSDLEQQYINYLFSVLLLAFAAHPTGDLFGALEFPFLLSYKFHSGCCASALLGFLLLLAMIKLKSSLPSEHYGPWVFIAKVLAACLSPFVFEIVVNMPTIVCLLLSNCGEALLVYSEHSGPER, from the exons ATGCCACTGAAGCTAAATCTACTTGGTCtcatattttgctgtttttttgtgatctCATACTTCACGAATAAG TATGTCCTGTCTGTCTTGAAATTCACGTTTCCCACTGTATTTCAGGG ATGGCAGACCTTCGTTGGGGGCTTGCTGCTCCTGGTTTCTGGAAAGCTTGGATTGGTTGAAATAGCTAGTTTTTCCAG ATCTGCTGCTCTTTCCTGGTTTCCTGGTTCTCTGCTGTTTGTTGGGAAGATATATGCTGGATCGAGAGCTTTGTCAGATTTG CCCATCCccttttttttcactctgcatAACGCCTCAGAATTTGTGGCCCTCCTGACCTGGAAGCTGACACATAGGGAG CGAACATCTTGGATAAAGCTCTTCAG CGTTGGCCTGCTGCTGGTGTCTGCTGTTAGCCTCCCCCTCTGTGACCCACAG TTTAATCTTGGGGGATACATGTGGGCTGCAGTTCATTTCTCCTGTGTCG GAGGCTACAGAGTTCTTCAGAAATCCAGCCACCTAAG TGACCTTGAACAGCAGTACATCAACTACTTATTCAG TGTTCTGCTTTTGGCCTTTGCAGCTCATCCTACAG GTGACCTGTTTGGTGCCTTGGAATtcccctttcttctctcttaTAAGTTCCACAGTGGCTGCTGTGCAAG TGCACTGCTGGGCTTCCTTCTGCTCTTGGCCATGATCAAGCTTAAGAGCAGCCTCCCTTCAGAACATTATGGACCCTGGGTCTTTATTGCCAAG GTCCTGGCTGCTTGCTTGTCCCCATTTGTGTTTGAAATTGTTGTGAACATGCCAACAATTGTTTG CCTCCTGCTCAGCAACTGTGGAGAAGCCCTGCTGGTGTACTCAGAGCACAGTGGCCCTGAGAGATGA
- the fam162a gene encoding protein FAM162B isoform X1 — MMILMTLNRTYSSFGAAIAHWGRQVLDSGSQRRMCSKPQESSSAPHANNPAPAAPARPGFRVPGYSPSDFDKKILVWSGRFKTKEQIPELISFEMIDAARNKIRVRACYAMILLTVASCMGMVYMGKKAVGRNESLTRWNMEKKARWREEAQRAREESASIAVAAEKAQ, encoded by the exons ATGATGATTCTCATGACGTTGAACAGAACCTACTCGTCTTTTGGTGCAGCCATTG CGCACTGGGGCAGGCAGGTGTTGGACAGTGGCAGCCAACGTAGAATGTGTAGCAAGCCGCAAGAGAGCAGCTCCGCACCACATGCAAATAATCCAGCTCCAGCGGCCCCTG CTCGCCCAGGTTTCAGGGTGCCTGGCTACAGTCCCTCTGACTTTGATAAAAAAATTCTTGTCTGGTCTGGCCGCTTCAAGACCAAGGAACAGATCCCAGAACTGATCTC gtttGAGATGATAGACGCAGCGAGGAACAAGATTCGTGTGAGGGCCTGTTACGCCATGATACTCTTGACCGTGGCGTCCTGCATGGGCATGGTTTACATGGGGAAAAAG gcCGTAGGGAGAAATGAGTCTCTCACCAGGTGGAACATGGAAAAGAAAGCCAGGTGGAGGGAGGAGGCGCAGAGAGCAAGGGAGGAAAGCGCCTCCATCGCCGTGGCCGCTGAGAAGGCTCAGTGA
- the ccdc58 gene encoding coiled-coil domain-containing protein 58 isoform X2 produces MYHDWSEALKLMRTIDDRIVHALNTTVPTTSFKGKVDATQTCKELYKSLMEAHSARDRAIKTCIAQTSSVVSQLCEERTRDSENMSLIKQLRKEQTKLKFMQSELNVEEVVNDRSLKVFNERCRIHYTPPKVQ; encoded by the exons ATGTACCATGATTGGTCG GAGGCGCTAAAGCTAATGCGCACTATTGATGACCGGATTGTCCATGCGCTGAACACCACTGTACCCACAACCTCCTTCAAGGGAAAGGTAGATGCTACACAGACCTGTAAGGAGCTCTACAAATCT CTAATGGAGGCTCACAGCGCCAGGGATAGAGCCATAAAGACGTGTATAGCCCAGACCTCAAGTGTGGTCAGCCAATTATGTGAGGAGAGGACCAGAGATAGTGAAAACATGTCACTCATCAAACAACTCAGGAAGGAGCAAACCAAG CTAAAGTTCATGCAGTCAGAGCTGAATGTTGAAGAAGTGGTCAATGATCGCAGCTTGAAG GTATTCAACGAGAGGTGCAGAATCCATTACACCCCTCCAAAGGTCCAATGA
- the ccdc58 gene encoding coiled-coil domain-containing protein 58 isoform X1, producing MAAPSGTLNCEDFSMFQEALKLMRTIDDRIVHALNTTVPTTSFKGKVDATQTCKELYKSLMEAHSARDRAIKTCIAQTSSVVSQLCEERTRDSENMSLIKQLRKEQTKLKFMQSELNVEEVVNDRSLKVFNERCRIHYTPPKVQ from the exons ATGGCGGCGCCCAGTGGAACTCTAAACTGTGAGGACTTCTCAATGTTTCAG GAGGCGCTAAAGCTAATGCGCACTATTGATGACCGGATTGTCCATGCGCTGAACACCACTGTACCCACAACCTCCTTCAAGGGAAAGGTAGATGCTACACAGACCTGTAAGGAGCTCTACAAATCT CTAATGGAGGCTCACAGCGCCAGGGATAGAGCCATAAAGACGTGTATAGCCCAGACCTCAAGTGTGGTCAGCCAATTATGTGAGGAGAGGACCAGAGATAGTGAAAACATGTCACTCATCAAACAACTCAGGAAGGAGCAAACCAAG CTAAAGTTCATGCAGTCAGAGCTGAATGTTGAAGAAGTGGTCAATGATCGCAGCTTGAAG GTATTCAACGAGAGGTGCAGAATCCATTACACCCCTCCAAAGGTCCAATGA